From Actinomycetota bacterium:
GAAGAGGGGGCGCTTGAGTTCAATCGCCTTTGTGCGCACCATAGGTAGCAGCCCAACAGCATCTTCATGAGTTATCTCAGCGCCGTACTCCTCGAACTTCATCTCCAGAGTGCGAGAGCCCGAGTGCTTACCTACAACTATCTGACGCTCGAGACCCACCTCGCAAGGAGAAAATATCTCGTATGTTTTCGGATTCTTTATGACCCCGTCGGCGTGAATGCCGCTTTCGTGCGCAAATACGTTGGTACCGATGATCGACTTCCAGACAGGAACAGTCCTTCCCGCGGCCGCCATCACAAACTCGCCCATCTTCCGGAAGCTCTCGGTGCCGATTTCGAGCTCAACTCCCTCGATGTACTTCAGGGCCATCACGACCTCTTCGAGCGCTGCGTTACCAGCCCTTTCCCCAAGTCCACCGACGGTCACATTGACCCAGTTCGCTCCAGCGTGCAATCCGGCAAGCGCGTTTGCCACCGCAAGGCCGAAGTCGTTGTGCGTGTGCATCTCCACATCAAGGCCGGTGGCCTCGATCAGCTCGCGGATCACCTTGTAGGTGCGAAGAGGATCGAGCGCGCCTATCGTGTCGCAAAACCTGATCCTGTCCGCTCCCTCGGCCTTGGCAGCCTTGGCGTACTCGATCAGAAAAGCCATCTCTGTGCGGCTCGCATCTTCGGCGTTGACCGACACATAGACGCCGTTACTCTTAGCAAAGGCCACGGACTCACGGATCGTGTTGAGAACCCAGGCTCTGTCCTTTTGTAGCTTCGTGGCGATGTGGATGTCGCTCGTTGCAAGGGAGATGGCGACCGCGTCGACGCCGCAATCAAGCGATGTCTGTATGTCAACGATGTTCGCGCGGTTCCAGCCGAGCACAGAAGCCCTCAGCCCCATGTTCGCGATCTCCTCGATAACGGCGCGCTCATCACCGCCCATCACGGGAATTCCGGCTTCGATCTGGTCGACGCCGACATCGTCGAGCATCTGCGCTATCTTGACCTTCTCGGCGTTTGTAAATACCACGCCGGCGGTCTGCTCTCCATCTCGCAAAGTGGTATCATCAAGCTTGATGGGACGTTGCCCCATCGCACTTTCTATTGGAAGTTCCCACACCATAATATGGTTTTCCATTAGCAACCCTCCCATCGGCGTACGTTATTAGCATAAGCATCTTATAATACGCTAAGTGACCCTATTCGACCAGCAGGCGGGACGTAAATGATTATTCCCTTCGGCGAGGGCCGACTAACCCGCGAGCCGCAATGAGAGTGATCTTGCCCTACAGTCAGCAGATGGCCGAGTACGACTTCGGGCCGATGCATCCGATGCGGCCTGAGCGTTTCACACTCGCGCTCGATCTTATGTACGCATGCGGGTACTTATGCGATGGTGATTCGCCGTCGAGGCGCGGTGCCAGGGCGAATATCGTTGAAGTCGAAGCCGCAGAAGTACAAGACCTGTCGACCGTGCACAGCCGAGCATACATCGACACCGTGATGGATGCCTCGAAAGACCCTGCGCGCTTCAGCGCGAGGCGCGGCATCGGTACCGCCGACACCCCCGCCTTCCACCAGATGCACGAGACGGCCGCACTGATATGCGGGGCCACGATCGAAGCGCTTCGCGCGGTCGTAGAAGGCGACGCTCGCAGCTCCTTGAGCATCGCGGGCGGACTTCACCACGCGCACCGCGAGTCCGCGTCCGGGTTTTGCATCTACAACGATCCCGCCTGCGCTATCGCTGTGATGACCAGAGACCATCCTGGCCTGCGCGTGGCCTACATCGACATCGACGCTCACCATGGCGACGGCGTCGAAGGCATCTTCTATGACAGCCCGGACGTGCTTACCATCTCGGTGCACGAGTCGGGACGGTACCTGTTTCCCGGCACCGGACGGGTTCTAGACACGGGCGTCGGAGCAGGTAAGGGCTACGCGCTTAACGTACCGCTGCCACCGCTGGCCGACGATGCCTGTTACCGCCTTGTCTTGCGGGAAGTGATCGCTCCGGCGATAGCCGCGTTCAAGCCCGATGTGATCGTCGCTCAATGCGGAGCCGATGCGCTGCACACAGATCAGCTGACCCACCTCGGGCTTACCCTCTCCGGCTACAGCGGTATCGCAGAAGGCCTCGTTCAGATTGCCGAGGAGGTGTGCGGCGGACGCCTGTGCGCAACGGGCGGCGGCGGGTACGATGCTTACCTCGGCACACCTCGCGCGTGGACGCTGCTGCTAGCCGCGATGCTCAAGGTCGATCCCGACCCGCTACTGCCAGAGAAGTGGCGCTCGCAGGTGCAGGAAACCATCGGGGAGCACGCGCCTTTTCACCTGCTCGACGACTCCTTTGCCCCGATAGGAGGCGTTGCCGAGAAGGTCAGGGCCCAGACCGCAAGCGTCGTGGAACGCGTCCGGCAGGCCTCGCCGCTGCTGAGGTAGGTCCGCCCAGGGTGTGTTGTGTTGGCGGTGTCTCGGCCTACGGCGAGGACGTTTTCTCCGCCCACGGAGGCACCCGGCTACCGGCTTCGCGCATCCGCGCACGAGCGGAGCCTACCTGCGGGCACAGTGATGAGAGCAACGCCCAGAAACGTGGCGAGTGATTCGGCTCGATGGTATGGGCCAACTCATGCAAGATGACGTACTCGACAAGATCTCTGGGAAGAAACACCAAGTTGCGGTTGAGTGAGATCGTGCCCGTACTCGAGCAGCTTGCCCACCGGGTGCGCTGGCCGCGTACCGACGCGCGCCCATACGAAATCCCTACCGCCGAGGAGAGCTCTTCGAGTAGTAGCGGCAACCGCGCTTTCGCGAGCTCGTCGCGCCACCGACGTAGTGCCGTCAGGCAGGCGACCGGGTCGCTCACATCGCCGGAAACGACGATCGAAGCACCCTCGACTCGTGCGCGCGCGCGTTTTTGCGGCGCCGGGCGCATCGTGACAGGCCAGCGTTCAGAGAAAGCGGCGAGATCGACTACCTCGGGCAAAAGTTCGCTAGGGTGCGCGGCAAGCTCGGCTCGACGGAGCGCCACGGCCGCCATGTTTCGCTCGATCCACCTAAAGTGAGCGCGGATAGCGGTTTCGGCATCGGCCTTTCGCGCCCTTGCCGGCAAGACAACCACGAGCCCCTCGGCCGCGCTCACCCGCAACCGGACGCGTCGCGCGCGCGAGGAGCGGCGTAGCGTGTAAGCTGGCAGGTCGCTACCGAGAGGCACGGCTGATCCTCCACACGTTGTGGATCCTCTTGTTGCGCTCGAAGTCTTTCGGGATCGTCTCGGCGGTGATGTTTTTGGCCAGAAGCTGTGATCCCTCAAGCGCCGAGAGATCCATCTTGAACTTGCGCATGTTGTTGGAGAAAACGATCACCCCGTCAGGCGCCAGCAGCTCAGCCGCCGCGGTAAGCAATTTGATGTAATCGCGCTGCACATCGAAGCTTTCTTCCATGCGCTTGGAGTTCGAAAAGGTCGGCGGATCACAGAATATGAGGTCGAAGGGGGCAAGCGATTTAGCCTCTGGTGAAAACAGCCACGCTAAGACGTCGGCACGGATCCTCACGTGCTCATCACCAGAAAACCCGTTCGCGGCCATGTTCCTCTCCGACCACTGAAGGTAGGTCGAAGACATATCCACGCTCACCGTGGCGGCCGCCCCGCCGGAAGCGGCGTAAACACTCGCGGCGCCAGTGTACGAGAACAGGTTGAGAAACCTCTTGCCGAAGGAGCGCTCCCGCAGCATCTCGCGAGTTATCCTGTGATCGAGAAAAAGTCCTGTATCCAGGTAGTCGGAGAGATTGACGTGGAAGAGCAGCCCCCCTTCCGCGACCGTAAAGTAAGCCTGCCGCTCGCCCATTCGCTCATACTGCGAACGGCCGCTCTGCTTCTTTCTGACCTTCACGAACACATCTTGTGCGCCGATTCCGAGCACCTCGGGAACGGCCGCCACTACCTCGGCCAGACGCCTGCTCGCGACCGCTGGATCGATGGTACGCGGTGGAGCGTACTCCGCCACGCACGCCCACACTCGGCCCGCGTCGGGGCCAGCGCCTTCATAGCGATCGACACTGACGGCGTACTCCGGTATGTCAGCGTCGTAAAGCCGGTAGCAGCTGACGCCGGAGCGCTTGGCCCAGGAGCGCAGGTGTCTCGCGTTCTTGCGGAGCCTGTTGGCGAAGGCGGATTCGGTCGCCGAGATAACCTCCGCCGAGAAATCCGGGCTGGCGGCAAGGCCGACGCCGGAAATTACCGGGCACGGGAGCTCGAAGATGTGGATCTTTGCAGGAATGCGGCCGTTGTAGATGTCGTGCGAGGCTATAGCGGGCACTCCGATCCTCTCGGCGGGCGCGGCTTCCGGTGCGATCATCGCTAGCCGGTAGCCAGGAAACGCCTCTCGCGCACGCGCGCCGAGCAAGGCGTAAAGCTCACCCGGGCCTTCGTCGCTTTTCAGCCTTTGGCCGTAGGGCGGGTTCATCGCCAGCAGTCCTAAAACGCCATCTTCCGAGCGGACGGCGCTCTGTGGCGGTGATGCCTCAAGAGCTTCGCCTCGGCGGATACTCACGTAACGTTCGAGTCCTGCTCGGCGAACGCACTCGTTTGCTAAAGCGACAGCGCGCGGATCGATATCCCAGCCGAAAACAGGAGGGATGCGAGCAACTCCTTCCTCGGCCCGGGTGTCAGCCTCGTCGAGGAGGTCGCTCCACGCTTGCGGATCGTGCCCGAGCCACCCATCGAAGCCCCACCTTGAGCGCAGCAAACCTGGAGCGCGGTCACCCGCGATCGCCGCTCCCTCGATAAGTAACGTACCTGAACCGCAGACGGGGTCGATGAGGGGGCCGCCTTGCGCAGCGATTTGAGGCCACTTCGAGAAGAGCAGGACGGCCGCGGCCAGCGACTCTTTGAGCGGAGCGGTCACCTGCACTCCCGGCACCCTGTAACCGCGCCTGTGCAGCGCATCTCCCGACAGGTCGATGCTTATCACTGCACTGCGTAAGCGCGCGACGACGTTGACCTTCAGATCCGGGGTGAGTATGTCGACATCGGGACGAACTCCCGTGCGTGCGCGGAACCTGTCGACGATCGCGTCTTTGACCTTCAGCGCGCCATAGTGCGAGTGCGTGATCGGCGATTTCGAGCCGGTGAAGTCGACCGCTATCGAGCCTGTGACCGGGACATGATCTTCCCACGCGATCGAATTGACGCCTTCGTAAAGCTCCTCCGGGCTTGATGCCGGCACCTCGGCGAGCCTCAGCAAAACCCGCGAGGCCGTCCTGCTCCACAGGCAGACCCTGTACCCAACGGCGAGCTCGCCGGAGAATTCGACGCCCGCTCGCGCAGGCCGAACGTTACTCGCACCAAGCGAGAGTATCTCCTCGGCGAGCAGCCTTTCGATACCCAATGGGGCCGGCGCGAAAAATGAAAAGGTAGTCATAAGTGAGAAATTAGCACATCGAAAGCATTAGCGCGTGCCCCGCATGGCGTGAGCGATCCGCGCGCGCGGGGCGTCGGAAACCGCGCCTGGGCCACCGTAGACGCGAACTTTGCCTATCTGCGCGCGCCTGACCCGAATCGCCGACTCTACGCGCTCGTCGATAGCGTGCGGCGGAGTGAGCACCAAAAGCGAGCCGAGGCGACCCTGGGCGATGCCGCCCGCGAGCGCATCGGGGAAGGTCGTGCCCGCCGCCACGCCAAGCCCGCTCCATCTCAAGCCGAGGGGCTCGCCATGCGCCGCGACGGCAAGCGAGGTAGCGTAGCGATCGGCCCCCGAAATGCGCGTGACTAGCGGCGCGACTGCGGCGACTTGCGTGGCCACGCTCGACGCAACGACCCCGGTCCCGCCGATAACGAAGACCTCGCTCAGCGGAAGGCCGCGCAGCACTTCAAGCGTGGCGGTATCTGCCGAGGAGGGGCGGGTCAACAGGATCGGGCGCTCCGTCGCATAGGCAATCGGCGAGACAGAGAGTGCATCCGGAAAGTCCTCTCCCGTGACAATGTATGCCGCGCTCGGCAAGCCCCTGCCGGCGCGCTGGCGCTCGCTTGCCGCCCTGCTGGCAATCTCGCTGGCTGTCTCGTAACGATCCACGCCGCCGATCCTCTCGACAGAGACGCCGCTGATGGTGGCAACCGCGTTCATCACATCTCGCGAGACCGCTCCTTCTTCGCCGAGCACAATGACACGTGACGCGCCGAGGCGAACGATCTCGTTTCTGACGCCGACAGGCAGTGTATTTGCACGCGTCAGCAGTATCGGCGCGTCGAGTACGCCCGCTAGGGATGCGCCGCCTAAAGCATCGGGCCAGGTCTCCCCTGTGGCCAGAAGCACGTTTCGCGCAGATCCAGCCGCCGGAAATGCTGACCACGAAGCTCGAATGGCCGTCTCGTACCTGCAAAGACCCCACACCGGCTCTATCACATCGAGGAAATCATCGTCGACGCCAAGGTACCGAAATGGCGAATAACCGGTCTCATTCCAGAATGGGTACACGATATCTCTGGAGACCGCTCCCCTCTGCGAGTTGCTCTGCTCCAGCGAACGCCACCTGGTGCGCTCCGGATTGGCCCACCCCGCGAATATCGCGACATGCGAACCGGGCTTTAGCAGTATGTCACCCGGCTGTAGTTCGT
This genomic window contains:
- the nifV gene encoding homocitrate synthase — protein: MGQRPIKLDDTTLRDGEQTAGVVFTNAEKVKIAQMLDDVGVDQIEAGIPVMGGDERAVIEEIANMGLRASVLGWNRANIVDIQTSLDCGVDAVAISLATSDIHIATKLQKDRAWVLNTIRESVAFAKSNGVYVSVNAEDASRTEMAFLIEYAKAAKAEGADRIRFCDTIGALDPLRTYKVIRELIEATGLDVEMHTHNDFGLAVANALAGLHAGANWVNVTVGGLGERAGNAALEEVVMALKYIEGVELEIGTESFRKMGEFVMAAAGRTVPVWKSIIGTNVFAHESGIHADGVIKNPKTYEIFSPCEVGLERQIVVGKHSGSRTLEMKFEEYGAEITHEDAVGLLPMVRTKAIELKRPLFDKELVELYAEFKRMKTLQSRT
- a CDS encoding acetoin utilization protein AcuC — encoded protein: MRVILPYSQQMAEYDFGPMHPMRPERFTLALDLMYACGYLCDGDSPSRRGARANIVEVEAAEVQDLSTVHSRAYIDTVMDASKDPARFSARRGIGTADTPAFHQMHETAALICGATIEALRAVVEGDARSSLSIAGGLHHAHRESASGFCIYNDPACAIAVMTRDHPGLRVAYIDIDAHHGDGVEGIFYDSPDVLTISVHESGRYLFPGTGRVLDTGVGAGKGYALNVPLPPLADDACYRLVLREVIAPAIAAFKPDVIVAQCGADALHTDQLTHLGLTLSGYSGIAEGLVQIAEEVCGGRLCATGGGGYDAYLGTPRAWTLLLAAMLKVDPDPLLPEKWRSQVQETIGEHAPFHLLDDSFAPIGGVAEKVRAQTASVVERVRQASPLLR
- a CDS encoding M48 family metallopeptidase; amino-acid sequence: MPLGSDLPAYTLRRSSRARRVRLRVSAAEGLVVVLPARARKADAETAIRAHFRWIERNMAAVALRRAELAAHPSELLPEVVDLAAFSERWPVTMRPAPQKRARARVEGASIVVSGDVSDPVACLTALRRWRDELAKARLPLLLEELSSAVGISYGRASVRGQRTRWASCSSTGTISLNRNLVFLPRDLVEYVILHELAHTIEPNHSPRFWALLSSLCPQVGSARARMREAGSRVPPWAEKTSSP
- the rlmKL gene encoding bifunctional 23S rRNA (guanine(2069)-N(7))-methyltransferase RlmK/23S rRNA (guanine(2445)-N(2))-methyltransferase RlmL; its protein translation is MTTFSFFAPAPLGIERLLAEEILSLGASNVRPARAGVEFSGELAVGYRVCLWSRTASRVLLRLAEVPASSPEELYEGVNSIAWEDHVPVTGSIAVDFTGSKSPITHSHYGALKVKDAIVDRFRARTGVRPDVDILTPDLKVNVVARLRSAVISIDLSGDALHRRGYRVPGVQVTAPLKESLAAAVLLFSKWPQIAAQGGPLIDPVCGSGTLLIEGAAIAGDRAPGLLRSRWGFDGWLGHDPQAWSDLLDEADTRAEEGVARIPPVFGWDIDPRAVALANECVRRAGLERYVSIRRGEALEASPPQSAVRSEDGVLGLLAMNPPYGQRLKSDEGPGELYALLGARAREAFPGYRLAMIAPEAAPAERIGVPAIASHDIYNGRIPAKIHIFELPCPVISGVGLAASPDFSAEVISATESAFANRLRKNARHLRSWAKRSGVSCYRLYDADIPEYAVSVDRYEGAGPDAGRVWACVAEYAPPRTIDPAVASRRLAEVVAAVPEVLGIGAQDVFVKVRKKQSGRSQYERMGERQAYFTVAEGGLLFHVNLSDYLDTGLFLDHRITREMLRERSFGKRFLNLFSYTGAASVYAASGGAAATVSVDMSSTYLQWSERNMAANGFSGDEHVRIRADVLAWLFSPEAKSLAPFDLIFCDPPTFSNSKRMEESFDVQRDYIKLLTAAAELLAPDGVIVFSNNMRKFKMDLSALEGSQLLAKNITAETIPKDFERNKRIHNVWRISRASR
- a CDS encoding cell wall-binding repeat-containing protein; translation: MEPIPARISLCLQAIPGTFIRAITLVVVTVVFALAFAQDAGAISRDTIILRAQRWVDLGIPYSQTSRFEGYRQDCSGFVSMAWVLPPPGRTTRDLAQVSAPITKDELQPGDILLKPGSHVAIFAGWANPERTRWRSLEQSNSQRGAVSRDIVYPFWNETGYSPFRYLGVDDDFLDVIEPVWGLCRYETAIRASWSAFPAAGSARNVLLATGETWPDALGGASLAGVLDAPILLTRANTLPVGVRNEIVRLGASRVIVLGEEGAVSRDVMNAVATISGVSVERIGGVDRYETASEIASRAASERQRAGRGLPSAAYIVTGEDFPDALSVSPIAYATERPILLTRPSSADTATLEVLRGLPLSEVFVIGGTGVVASSVATQVAAVAPLVTRISGADRYATSLAVAAHGEPLGLRWSGLGVAAGTTFPDALAGGIAQGRLGSLLVLTPPHAIDERVESAIRVRRAQIGKVRVYGGPGAVSDAPRARIAHAMRGTR